Proteins found in one candidate division KSB1 bacterium genomic segment:
- the rlmD gene encoding 23S rRNA (uracil(1939)-C(5))-methyltransferase RlmD — MPELKRRAIVELNLESIAFGGQAVAHHDGYTIFVDRGLPGQRVEAQIVRSKKNFAEAKLLKILMHSPFEIPPPCRYFGVCGGCLFQNLDYQQQLAQKHCQVVDSLIHIGGFTNFDVLPTFPSPDLYYYRNKMEFSFARQRWLMETEIQSGHPIEKNFALGLHVPRYYDKVLDIDECLLLSEQSNKVLNAVKVYARESGIPAYCTSDHRGFWRFLVIRQSKRTGQMMVNLVTAENPNGTRLIEQLAQELSRAFPFITTMVHNINRKKAQIAFGDEEHILFGPGYIEEWLGDRRYRISANSFFQTNTRQAERMYQLIADWGQFEDHHIVYDLYSGGGGIAIFIASLVQRVIGIELVPQAIQDALINCQLNSVNNCDFIQGDLKDQLADPAKFMQVHGRPTTVIIDPPRSGMHPKLPEKVIQLQPNKIIYVSCNPASLARDLKAMVNDRNYQISKIQPIDMFPHTAHCEVVVLLERKSE; from the coding sequence ATGCCAGAATTGAAACGACGAGCGATTGTAGAATTGAATCTGGAGTCTATCGCATTCGGTGGTCAGGCTGTTGCTCATCATGACGGCTACACAATTTTTGTAGATCGAGGGCTGCCAGGGCAACGCGTAGAGGCTCAGATCGTTCGCTCCAAAAAGAATTTTGCTGAGGCAAAGCTTTTAAAAATCCTCATGCATTCTCCATTTGAAATACCACCGCCATGCCGTTACTTTGGTGTATGTGGCGGCTGTTTATTTCAGAATCTGGATTATCAGCAACAGCTTGCCCAAAAACATTGCCAGGTAGTGGATAGCCTCATTCATATCGGCGGATTCACTAACTTTGATGTGTTACCTACATTCCCCTCTCCTGATCTGTATTATTATCGGAATAAAATGGAATTTTCATTTGCACGACAGCGCTGGCTCATGGAGACAGAAATTCAATCTGGCCATCCAATTGAAAAGAATTTCGCGTTAGGACTTCACGTACCACGCTATTATGATAAAGTCTTGGATATTGACGAATGCTTATTGTTATCTGAACAAAGCAACAAAGTGCTGAATGCTGTGAAAGTCTATGCCCGTGAGAGCGGAATTCCCGCCTATTGCACCAGCGATCATCGCGGTTTTTGGCGGTTTTTGGTCATCAGACAATCGAAACGAACAGGCCAGATGATGGTGAACCTGGTTACCGCAGAAAATCCTAATGGGACCCGCTTGATTGAACAATTAGCGCAAGAGCTATCCCGTGCATTTCCGTTCATCACCACAATGGTTCATAATATTAACCGAAAAAAAGCGCAAATCGCATTTGGTGATGAAGAGCATATTCTCTTTGGCCCTGGGTATATCGAAGAATGGCTGGGGGATCGGCGTTACCGAATTTCTGCCAATTCGTTTTTTCAAACGAATACTCGACAAGCAGAACGTATGTATCAGCTTATCGCAGATTGGGGCCAATTCGAAGATCATCATATCGTTTATGATCTGTACAGCGGCGGTGGGGGCATTGCCATTTTTATTGCCTCGTTGGTCCAGCGGGTGATCGGAATAGAATTGGTGCCTCAAGCGATTCAGGATGCCCTGATCAACTGCCAACTCAATTCGGTGAACAATTGTGATTTTATCCAAGGGGATCTGAAGGATCAATTAGCAGATCCTGCCAAATTTATGCAGGTTCATGGTCGGCCTACCACGGTGATCATCGATCCGCCGCGCTCCGGGATGCATCCAAAATTACCAGAAAAAGTCATTCAATTACAGCCAAACAAGATTATCTACGTATCTTGCAATCCTGCGTCGTTAGCCCGCGACCTGAAAGCAATGGTGAATGACCGCAATTATCAAATCAGCAAAATCCAGCCGATCGACATGTTCCCCCACACCGCTCATTGCGAAGTGGTCGTTTTATTAGAGCGAAAATCAGAATGA
- the porU gene encoding type IX secretion system sortase PorU, with protein MINQFASNQIKQILIAAAMLLSFFSGATLSAMSDDVRILDASDQGITLELSPLIERIDTLRINQDIFLSIRLSNGSISGDPGYPAIPTRVVNVGIPLEAEVTVKIIGVETQAFEGKLLPIPFIDQAANYHYHPQPEVYQSTQLFPQQIITFDQSGFIRDQRVVTIRLAPLQLQGGANRILFHHRIIIRVDFNGSTEGIGSRLDARRDEEFYRGVVINFPQSRKWLKRHLPQLKRAKPVFPAENLYKITIKQDGLYKISGDDLAKQGVNISAIQPETIKIFNNGGRELPQSLKEWRPDSLIEHAIRVVDLNGNGKFDKDDYILFYGKAVNGWDRLDSKPSFYQHYINHYTTENIYWLNWGNRLGKRMAMKPSVALAGATPAPYFTGRFFNEDESVNYLKSGINWFGRQMLGQSAQQSYSVFLPDPATSENNVYFKIQLLGITPGNHSFSVTLNNQLLGNFSFYGSYTLRAFEAQATVPLAANGVNTLKITYNGSAAESQSYVDWFEIQYKRQFIARDNSLMFNQVGEAPQLYQISNFKNNQIEVYDITDPFNVQMIADAVIGSGTITFGDASTGLPRRDYFAATPEAWLQPTRIQPVTSANLRNSVEGADFIIITHDDFYDAVLPLKYHRETFDSLKTFVVRITDVYHEFSWGLFDPIAIRDFIKYAYDNWTPSPRYVLLCGDGDYDYKNIKSNLDRNWIPTYQTAELDENSNRTMDEFFVLVSGDDNHPDLAIGRFPVQSVEETQNVVEKILRYETLPYWQPDQEIPVEDWRNIVTMVADDEYHNSQSQNEVMHTRDAETIMEVTIPKSLNKEKIYLIEYPAIREPAFSGFRKPAATAALLDRLNKGTLIVNYVGHGAPTIWADERVLLDNRDVDLIQNDDKLPLWVAATCDFGRFDDPMERGTAEKLFVTKRRGGIAFMTSARLAYASDNTELNKRFYQQLFSNPYGPTERLGVALIRAKINNFSTINDQKYHLYGDPTMRLAKPILIGNIASMQPDTLKALSEIIIRGQATTGKPGAQKFSGKALLKIFDSQSIKIYQTPFGSQIPYIAPGRTIFRGIVNVNQGELAARFMVPKDISYGGTNGRISIYFANEQQHGAAYRENIPVGGTSALRDIEGPIIKIRVAGGLLSDGSYIPQDAILEIEIADSVSGVNIAGDIGHHITMVIDDRDDNEIILTDQFNYYEDNFKAGKIRYPLTSYKSNSYDSNNNLIQHVGLEPGEHKVRVKAWDNFNNSSVASIGFTVISNDQLKISNVYNYPNPFTTGTTFLFSLSHPSQCRIRIYTIAGRLIQTISDLSCDAGLNQVFWDGHDRDGDPLANGVYLYQIAATARTGERILKDEFVGKLVIAR; from the coding sequence CAGATCAGGGCATTACACTCGAACTGTCTCCTTTAATTGAGCGTATTGATACGCTGCGAATCAATCAAGATATATTTTTAAGTATTCGATTGAGCAATGGGAGCATTTCGGGGGATCCGGGTTACCCAGCAATTCCAACCAGGGTGGTAAATGTCGGCATCCCTTTGGAGGCAGAGGTTACTGTCAAAATTATTGGGGTGGAGACCCAAGCATTCGAAGGTAAATTGTTGCCAATTCCTTTCATTGATCAAGCGGCAAATTATCATTATCATCCTCAACCAGAAGTCTACCAGTCAACACAACTATTCCCCCAGCAGATCATCACTTTTGATCAGTCAGGTTTTATCAGGGATCAACGAGTGGTAACCATTCGTTTAGCGCCTTTGCAACTGCAGGGAGGTGCCAATCGAATTTTATTCCATCATAGAATAATCATCCGAGTGGATTTCAATGGTAGTACAGAGGGCATCGGATCAAGGCTGGATGCGAGGAGGGATGAAGAGTTTTATCGAGGTGTTGTCATAAATTTTCCTCAATCTCGTAAATGGTTGAAACGGCATCTGCCGCAACTCAAGCGCGCGAAACCAGTATTTCCGGCTGAGAATTTGTATAAAATTACTATTAAACAGGATGGGTTATATAAAATTAGCGGTGATGATTTAGCGAAACAAGGAGTAAACATCAGCGCTATCCAACCAGAAACCATTAAAATTTTCAATAATGGGGGGCGCGAACTGCCCCAAAGCCTAAAGGAATGGCGTCCCGATAGTTTAATTGAACACGCCATTCGGGTGGTTGATCTTAATGGCAATGGTAAATTCGATAAAGACGATTATATTTTATTTTACGGGAAGGCGGTGAATGGATGGGATCGGCTCGATAGCAAGCCCAGTTTTTATCAGCACTATATCAACCACTACACCACAGAAAATATTTATTGGTTAAACTGGGGGAATAGGCTTGGGAAACGGATGGCGATGAAGCCGTCGGTTGCTCTGGCTGGAGCTACCCCAGCTCCCTATTTTACTGGACGCTTTTTCAATGAAGATGAGTCAGTCAATTACCTCAAATCTGGGATCAATTGGTTCGGTCGTCAGATGCTCGGCCAGAGCGCTCAACAAAGTTATAGCGTATTCCTGCCTGACCCAGCAACCAGTGAAAACAATGTCTACTTCAAAATCCAACTGCTCGGCATCACACCTGGGAATCACAGTTTCAGTGTGACGCTCAATAATCAATTGCTCGGCAACTTTTCATTCTATGGGAGTTACACGCTGCGGGCGTTCGAAGCTCAAGCGACCGTCCCCTTGGCGGCCAATGGAGTCAATACCCTGAAAATCACTTATAATGGAAGTGCGGCTGAGAGCCAGAGTTATGTGGATTGGTTTGAGATTCAATATAAAAGACAATTCATTGCTCGGGATAACTCGCTTATGTTCAACCAGGTTGGCGAAGCTCCTCAATTATACCAGATCTCCAATTTCAAAAACAATCAGATTGAAGTTTATGACATTACCGATCCATTCAATGTTCAGATGATCGCCGACGCCGTTATTGGCTCTGGCACTATTACTTTTGGCGATGCAAGTACGGGATTGCCGCGCCGAGATTACTTCGCGGCGACACCTGAAGCATGGTTGCAGCCAACAAGAATTCAACCAGTAACATCAGCCAATCTGCGAAATTCGGTGGAGGGAGCAGATTTTATCATTATCACTCATGATGATTTTTACGATGCCGTGCTTCCACTCAAGTATCATCGTGAAACCTTTGATAGCTTAAAAACTTTTGTAGTCAGAATAACAGATGTTTATCACGAATTCTCTTGGGGCTTGTTTGACCCCATAGCCATACGGGATTTCATCAAGTATGCTTATGACAATTGGACGCCTTCTCCGCGCTATGTTTTGCTTTGCGGAGATGGGGATTATGATTACAAGAACATCAAAAGCAATCTAGATCGAAATTGGATCCCGACCTATCAGACAGCGGAGCTTGATGAAAATTCTAATCGAACGATGGATGAATTTTTTGTGTTAGTGAGCGGAGATGATAATCATCCAGACCTGGCAATTGGGCGATTTCCAGTGCAATCGGTCGAAGAAACTCAGAATGTGGTCGAAAAAATCCTCCGCTATGAAACTTTACCTTACTGGCAGCCAGATCAGGAGATTCCGGTGGAGGACTGGCGAAATATCGTGACCATGGTGGCGGATGATGAGTATCATAATTCGCAAAGTCAGAATGAAGTGATGCATACGCGGGATGCCGAAACCATCATGGAAGTGACCATCCCAAAATCATTGAACAAAGAAAAAATCTATCTGATCGAGTACCCAGCGATTCGAGAACCCGCATTCTCTGGTTTTCGCAAGCCAGCGGCCACAGCAGCCTTATTGGACCGTCTGAATAAAGGGACACTGATTGTAAATTATGTAGGTCATGGCGCTCCCACCATCTGGGCTGACGAACGCGTTCTGTTGGACAATCGCGATGTCGACTTGATACAGAATGATGATAAGTTGCCACTTTGGGTTGCAGCGACCTGCGATTTCGGCCGATTTGATGATCCAATGGAGCGGGGAACGGCTGAAAAGCTCTTTGTAACAAAACGAAGGGGTGGAATTGCTTTCATGACTTCTGCTCGTTTGGCTTATGCCAGTGATAACACTGAGCTGAACAAGAGATTTTATCAACAGTTGTTCAGCAATCCATATGGCCCAACTGAAAGGTTAGGTGTGGCTCTAATTCGCGCCAAAATCAACAACTTCAGCACCATCAATGACCAGAAATACCACTTATATGGCGATCCGACTATGCGTTTGGCAAAACCGATACTGATCGGAAATATCGCCTCCATGCAGCCCGATACCCTCAAGGCATTGAGCGAGATCATCATTCGCGGTCAAGCGACGACAGGCAAGCCGGGAGCACAAAAGTTCTCTGGCAAGGCATTGCTAAAAATTTTCGATTCTCAAAGCATCAAAATCTATCAAACGCCATTTGGCAGCCAAATCCCTTATATCGCACCAGGTCGAACCATTTTCCGAGGCATCGTAAATGTCAATCAAGGCGAATTGGCCGCCCGTTTTATGGTGCCAAAAGATATCTCTTATGGGGGGACAAATGGGAGAATCAGCATTTACTTCGCAAATGAACAACAGCATGGCGCAGCCTATCGGGAGAATATCCCAGTCGGCGGAACTTCAGCACTGCGAGATATTGAAGGCCCGATCATTAAAATCAGAGTTGCTGGTGGCTTATTAAGTGATGGAAGCTATATTCCCCAAGATGCGATCCTTGAAATTGAGATCGCTGATAGCGTGAGCGGCGTCAATATTGCGGGAGACATTGGACATCATATTACCATGGTTATTGATGATCGCGACGATAATGAGATAATTTTAACAGACCAATTCAACTATTACGAGGACAATTTCAAAGCGGGAAAGATCCGGTATCCTTTGACCAGCTATAAGAGCAATTCGTATGATTCAAACAATAATCTCATCCAACATGTTGGCCTTGAACCAGGGGAACATAAAGTGCGCGTCAAAGCTTGGGATAACTTTAATAACTCCTCAGTCGCTTCAATTGGCTTCACTGTGATCTCAAACGATCAATTGAAAATCTCCAACGTTTATAATTATCCCAATCCATTCACAACTGGCACAACATTTTTGTTCTCGTTAAGTCATCCTTCGCAGTGTCGGATTAGGATTTATACCATCGCTGGTAGGTTAATTCAAACCATCTCCGATCTCTCATGCGATGCCGGGCTTAATCAGGTATTTTGGGATGGCCACGACCGAGATGGCGATCCTTTGGCCAATGGGGTTTATCTCTATCAAATTGCAGCTACGGCCCGAACTGGTGAACGAATTTTAAAGGACGAATTCGTCGGAAAATTGGTCATCGCTCGATAG